From Citricoccus sp. SGAir0253, a single genomic window includes:
- a CDS encoding tannase/feruloyl esterase family alpha/beta hydrolase — protein MSGFTIVRRLTGAAAAASLVMVGLSGPAHSSTPSSPPTVDGLPAEHCAELAGLEIDADRIGAPTSGAVVETAEHVSDETDGSYCKVIGKTRPVDPEAPGVTFQVNLPDDWNGKSLQFGGGAFNGTLVTGTGHHRLQPQDLETPLAQGYTTLGSDGGHRSSAGFDATFALNEESLKDYGLWSIKKTHDVSEILMDAYYGEESEYAYFIGGSQGGHEALDAAARYPDDYEGVVANYPAYNVMMLHLASLEVGRAMYADGGAGWLSPQDTKMLTDTVYEVCDTVALDGVVDGIIANVAGCNEVLTIEKVEELLGCEAGAPEEDACLTPEQLAAIDRINSTYEPGIEIAGMTEFQRWPILEGARWDRSTFGASPQPSNPLSGTEGLLYSVGATNVKYLITQDPGYDAMEFDPTEWEDRIQELAAITDVSDVSLEPFFARGGKLILTHGTTDDFISPHNTDAYWEQLTAQFGDALADHARYYKIPGLGHGFGPFNATWDGLGVLEAWVEDGQAPGTLTAYDANEGTDRTRPMCQYPAWPAYQGSGSPARASSFECVTSSSELLPPNFTDNAPGSRFFEPVRWLQLEGISRGYADGSFGKDRDISRGESLAFIHRYLDPVTEADGAPFPDVPEGHTFHEPIAWAAAEEITRGYADGEFKPGRAVTRGEFASFLYRAFDPEHLGPEDSEFSDVVEGSTHYQAITWLASEGISEGYRDGSYRPAQRITRAEAATLLYRYETMVADEQ, from the coding sequence ATGTCAGGATTCACGATCGTTCGGAGGCTGACCGGCGCGGCGGCGGCAGCATCCCTGGTGATGGTGGGCCTCTCGGGTCCCGCCCACTCCAGCACCCCATCGTCGCCGCCCACGGTGGACGGTCTCCCCGCGGAGCACTGCGCCGAACTCGCGGGGCTGGAGATCGACGCCGACCGCATCGGGGCACCGACGTCCGGTGCCGTCGTCGAGACCGCGGAGCACGTCTCCGACGAGACGGACGGCTCGTACTGCAAGGTCATCGGCAAGACACGGCCGGTCGATCCGGAGGCACCCGGCGTGACCTTCCAGGTGAACCTGCCGGACGACTGGAACGGCAAGTCCCTGCAGTTCGGCGGCGGTGCCTTCAACGGCACCCTCGTGACCGGCACGGGACACCACCGCCTGCAGCCGCAGGACCTGGAGACGCCACTGGCGCAGGGCTACACGACCCTCGGCTCGGACGGCGGGCACCGGTCCAGCGCGGGCTTCGACGCCACCTTCGCCCTCAACGAGGAGTCCCTCAAGGACTACGGCCTGTGGTCCATCAAGAAGACGCACGACGTCTCCGAGATCCTCATGGACGCCTACTACGGCGAGGAGTCGGAGTACGCCTACTTCATCGGCGGGTCCCAGGGCGGCCACGAGGCACTGGACGCCGCCGCGCGGTACCCCGACGACTACGAGGGCGTGGTCGCCAACTACCCGGCCTACAACGTGATGATGCTCCACCTCGCCTCCCTGGAGGTCGGCCGCGCCATGTACGCCGACGGTGGCGCCGGCTGGCTCAGCCCGCAGGACACGAAGATGCTGACCGACACCGTGTACGAGGTCTGTGACACCGTGGCCCTCGATGGCGTCGTGGACGGCATCATCGCCAACGTGGCCGGCTGCAACGAGGTGCTGACCATCGAGAAGGTGGAGGAACTCCTCGGCTGCGAGGCGGGCGCACCGGAGGAGGACGCCTGCCTGACCCCGGAGCAGCTGGCGGCCATCGACAGGATCAACTCGACCTACGAGCCGGGCATCGAGATCGCCGGCATGACGGAGTTCCAGCGCTGGCCCATCCTGGAGGGCGCGCGGTGGGACCGGTCCACGTTCGGCGCCTCGCCCCAGCCGTCCAATCCGCTGTCCGGCACCGAGGGGCTGCTCTACAGCGTGGGCGCCACCAACGTGAAGTACCTCATCACCCAGGATCCGGGCTACGACGCCATGGAGTTCGACCCGACCGAGTGGGAGGACCGCATCCAGGAGCTGGCGGCCATCACGGACGTCTCCGACGTGAGCCTGGAGCCCTTCTTCGCCCGCGGCGGCAAGCTGATCCTGACGCACGGCACGACGGACGACTTCATCAGCCCGCACAACACGGACGCCTACTGGGAGCAACTCACCGCGCAGTTCGGTGACGCGCTCGCCGATCACGCCCGCTACTACAAGATCCCGGGCCTCGGCCACGGCTTCGGCCCGTTCAACGCCACCTGGGACGGACTCGGTGTCCTGGAGGCCTGGGTCGAGGACGGACAGGCCCCGGGGACGCTGACCGCCTACGACGCCAATGAGGGCACCGACCGGACCCGGCCGATGTGCCAGTACCCGGCCTGGCCCGCGTACCAGGGGTCAGGATCGCCGGCCCGCGCCTCCTCCTTCGAGTGCGTGACCTCGAGCAGTGAACTGCTCCCGCCGAACTTCACGGACAACGCGCCGGGATCGCGGTTCTTCGAGCCGGTGCGGTGGCTGCAGCTGGAGGGGATCAGCCGCGGCTACGCCGACGGCTCCTTCGGCAAGGACCGGGACATCAGCCGCGGCGAGTCCCTGGCCTTCATCCACCGGTACCTGGACCCGGTCACCGAGGCGGACGGCGCGCCGTTCCCTGACGTCCCCGAGGGCCACACGTTCCACGAGCCCATCGCCTGGGCCGCGGCGGAGGAGATCACCCGTGGCTACGCCGACGGCGAGTTCAAGCCGGGCCGGGCGGTCACCCGCGGGGAGTTCGCCTCGTTCCTGTACCGGGCGTTCGACCCCGAGCACCTGGGGCCGGAGGACAGCGAGTTCTCGGACGTGGTCGAGGGCAGCACCCACTACCAGGCCATCACGTGGCTGGCCTCGGAGGGTATCTCCGAGGGCTACCGCGACGGCTCGTACCGGCCGGCACAGCGCATCACCCGCGCCGAGGCGGCCACCCTGCTGTACCGCTACGAGACCATGGTGGCCGACGAGCAGTGA